AGCCGGTTCCAGAGCGGCGTCCCGGTTGGTCAGGTAGATCACCTGCACGCCCTGGGCTGCGGCCGCCTGTGTGAAGGGGCGTGCCCCCGGCACCGCGGCGGCCTGTTCCTCCCGAACCCAAGTCGCCCAGGTCTCCGCCTCGTAGGCGGCGTCATCGCGAATGAGACGAGCCTGGTAGGGACTGTTGTTGAGCACAGTCTCGTCGACGTCAAGCACCACGGCAGGGGGCTTCTGACGATAGGCGTCGCGCCCCCGATTTGCCTGTTCAACCGAGGCGGTCCACAGGCTGTCGGCCAGCGCGCGCCGCATCATGATCGCCGCCACCCGGTACGCCTGCCGCGCCGTCCCTTCGTACTCCACCGCGGTCTGTGTCCAGAGCGTGCTGTTCAGGAGCGGGTTGCGGAGGGCTGCCAGCCGGGCCAGGCTGTCGGCCCGGGCCTGCAGCGACTCCACACGGGCCTGTAGGGCGGCGGTGTCCCCGGTCGACCCTCCGGACCGGAGGGTCTGACAACCGGTGAGAACCAGGACGAATGAGAGTATG
This is a stretch of genomic DNA from Salinibacter grassmerensis. It encodes these proteins:
- a CDS encoding 5'-nucleotidase, lipoprotein e(P4) family, with the translated sequence MSRRVAWLILSFVLVLTGCQTLRSGGSTGDTAALQARVESLQARADSLARLAALRNPLLNSTLWTQTAVEYEGTARQAYRVAAIMMRRALADSLWTASVEQANRGRDAYRQKPPAVVLDVDETVLNNSPYQARLIRDDAAYEAETWATWVREEQAAAVPGARPFTQAAAAQGVQVIYLTNRDAALEPATRTNLTNLDFPVDDALDAVLTQGEQEGWASKKARRQWVADRYRILLLVGDNFGDFVAEADTSVPARRVKARSFRKYWGTRWIVLPNPQYGSWEAALYDFEYGLSPRPRLEAKREHLTPKRPQ